A genome region from Paradevosia shaoguanensis includes the following:
- a CDS encoding iron-containing alcohol dehydrogenase — protein sequence MSLFAAARAPRHVVFGRGQRAAVAGYARDLGNRALICTDERLGGSRELAELVDSLAVAGIESVVFDRTLPEVPLSSIDRCVEAGRAFGPDMVIGLGGGSCLDIAKAASLMLAHGGSIRDYYGEFKVPGPVLPIIAIPTTAGTGSEATPVAVVADTERTLKVGIASPHLIPHVAICDPELTYSAPSGLAAVAGADAMVHAIEAYTAIRRDPVPGITQEHVFLGKNAISDSYALLAIAHLGQSLERAVKDATDHEARDGVMFGALAAGMAFGVAGCSAAHAIQYPVGASTHTTHGAGVACLLPYAMEYNLPAATPEMARVADALGLPPTEGGQVERAYAAIDAIARLFGVIGIPKSLRLLGLREDKLGWVAEQSLGATRLVKNNPRLLDLEAMTTIVGTAFSGDRLGLRRQIALEA from the coding sequence ATGAGCCTGTTTGCTGCGGCCCGGGCGCCGCGTCATGTGGTTTTCGGTCGAGGACAGCGCGCCGCTGTAGCCGGTTATGCCCGCGACCTGGGCAATCGCGCGCTGATCTGCACGGATGAACGCCTTGGCGGGAGCCGCGAGTTGGCCGAGCTGGTCGACTCCCTGGCAGTCGCCGGCATCGAGAGCGTCGTTTTCGATCGCACCCTCCCGGAAGTGCCGCTTTCCTCCATCGACCGCTGCGTTGAGGCCGGCCGTGCCTTCGGTCCGGACATGGTGATCGGCCTGGGCGGCGGCAGTTGCCTCGATATCGCCAAGGCCGCCTCGCTCATGCTCGCCCATGGCGGCTCGATCCGCGATTACTACGGCGAGTTCAAGGTGCCCGGGCCGGTGCTGCCCATCATCGCCATTCCCACTACGGCCGGAACCGGATCGGAGGCGACGCCGGTGGCCGTGGTGGCCGATACCGAACGCACTCTCAAGGTCGGCATCGCCAGCCCTCATCTCATCCCGCATGTCGCCATCTGCGACCCCGAACTCACCTATTCGGCACCCTCCGGCCTCGCGGCCGTCGCTGGTGCCGATGCGATGGTCCACGCCATCGAGGCCTATACCGCTATCCGGCGCGATCCCGTGCCGGGCATCACGCAGGAGCATGTCTTCCTCGGCAAGAATGCCATCAGCGACAGCTACGCGCTTCTCGCCATCGCCCATCTCGGCCAGAGCCTCGAGCGCGCCGTCAAGGATGCCACCGACCACGAAGCCCGCGATGGCGTGATGTTCGGTGCACTGGCCGCCGGCATGGCCTTCGGCGTTGCGGGGTGCTCGGCCGCCCATGCCATCCAATATCCTGTCGGCGCCTCGACACACACGACTCACGGGGCGGGCGTTGCGTGCCTCTTGCCCTATGCGATGGAATACAATCTCCCCGCCGCCACGCCGGAAATGGCGCGTGTCGCCGATGCCCTCGGCCTGCCGCCCACGGAAGGCGGACAGGTCGAGCGCGCATACGCCGCTATCGACGCGATCGCGCGCCTCTTCGGCGTCATCGGCATCCCCAAGAGCCTGCGTCTTCTGGGGCTACGCGAGGACAAGCTGGGTTGGGTCGCCGAGCAGTCCCTGGGCGCAACGCGGCTGGTCAAGAACAACCCGCGCCTGCTCGATCTCGAGGCGATGACCACCATCGTCGGCACTGCTTTCTCCGGCGACCGTCTTGGCCTGCGCCGCCAGATCGCGCTGGAGGCCTGA
- a CDS encoding NAD-dependent succinate-semialdehyde dehydrogenase encodes MLDLPGALSDSGLAAAIRTDLLIGGKWRDGSEGGRIDVLDPSTGKVITSVANATIGDGMAAVAAAHEAGPKWAAVAPRQRAEILRRCFTLMTERAETFAQLISLENGKAMPDARGEVAYAAEFFRWFSEEAVRLVGEVSVAPGGAYRILVEHQPIGVSVLVTPWNFPAAMATRKLAPALAAGCTCILKPATETPLTAYAMAALMEEAGVPPGVVNVLTTSRSGPLVSAMLHDPRVRKLSFTGSTQVGRTLLKEAADSVISCSMELGGNAPFVVFDDADLEKALDGAMVAKMRNGGEACTAANRFLVQKGIAEAFSRGLAERMRALAMGPGYDAASQVGPMINRAAVERIDSWVREAASEGAKILTGGEADLSSGFYYSPTVISGVRDGAKLLSDEIFGPVAPITIFETVDEAVALANRTEYGLIAYVYTEDLKKGLQVSERIEAGMVGLNRGLVSDPAAPFGGVKQSGLGREGGHHGIMEFCEIKYIATSW; translated from the coding sequence ATGCTCGATCTGCCCGGCGCACTTTCCGACAGCGGTCTCGCCGCAGCCATACGCACCGACCTCCTCATTGGCGGCAAATGGCGCGATGGCAGCGAGGGTGGCCGTATCGACGTCCTTGATCCATCGACTGGCAAGGTCATCACCTCCGTCGCCAACGCGACCATCGGCGACGGCATGGCAGCCGTTGCCGCCGCTCATGAGGCAGGCCCGAAATGGGCTGCCGTAGCGCCGCGGCAGCGCGCCGAAATCCTGCGCCGCTGCTTCACGCTCATGACCGAGCGCGCCGAAACGTTCGCGCAGCTCATCAGCCTCGAAAATGGCAAGGCCATGCCCGATGCGCGCGGCGAGGTTGCCTATGCCGCCGAGTTCTTCCGCTGGTTCTCCGAAGAAGCCGTACGGCTCGTCGGCGAAGTCAGCGTGGCTCCTGGTGGCGCCTATCGCATTCTCGTCGAGCACCAGCCGATTGGCGTTTCGGTGCTGGTGACGCCGTGGAATTTCCCCGCGGCCATGGCTACCCGCAAGCTCGCGCCGGCGCTGGCCGCCGGCTGCACCTGCATTCTTAAGCCGGCGACCGAGACTCCGCTCACTGCCTATGCGATGGCGGCGCTGATGGAAGAGGCGGGTGTGCCGCCCGGTGTCGTCAATGTCCTCACCACCTCGCGTTCCGGCCCGCTGGTGAGCGCGATGCTGCACGATCCGCGCGTGCGAAAACTCTCCTTCACCGGCTCGACGCAGGTTGGTCGCACATTGCTCAAGGAAGCGGCAGACAGCGTCATTTCCTGCTCGATGGAACTGGGTGGTAATGCGCCATTCGTCGTTTTCGACGATGCCGATCTCGAAAAGGCGCTCGATGGCGCCATGGTCGCCAAGATGCGTAATGGAGGCGAAGCCTGCACCGCCGCCAATCGCTTCCTTGTGCAGAAAGGCATTGCCGAAGCGTTTTCGCGCGGGCTGGCCGAGCGCATGCGTGCGCTGGCCATGGGGCCGGGTTATGATGCTGCGTCGCAGGTGGGACCCATGATCAACCGCGCAGCGGTCGAGCGGATCGATTCCTGGGTGCGCGAAGCCGCCTCAGAAGGCGCGAAAATTCTCACCGGCGGCGAGGCCGATCTTTCGTCCGGCTTCTACTATTCACCGACAGTGATCTCAGGCGTCCGCGATGGCGCGAAACTGCTCAGTGACGAGATTTTCGGGCCGGTTGCGCCGATCACGATCTTCGAAACTGTGGATGAAGCCGTCGCACTGGCCAATCGGACAGAATATGGACTCATTGCATATGTTTACACGGAAGACCTGAAGAAGGGCTTGCAGGTTTCCGAGCGCATCGAGGCCGGCATGGTCGGTCTCAATCGCGGCCTAGTTTCCGATCCGGCAGCGCCGTTTGGTGGTGTCAAGCAGAGCGGGCTAGGCCGCGAGGGCGGGCACCACGGCATCATGGAATTCTGCGAGATCAAGTACATCGCGACGAGTTGGTAG
- a CDS encoding phosphatase PAP2 family protein: MGWWKNLDPVERWMMLGLGSVAALVALFLRIASEVGEGETTTFDNSVLMAFRVPGHPSEPIGPAWVQEMARDLTALGSFAVLGLLVAGVVLFLLLSNKRGRALFVLVSVLGGTAISTILKMSYDRPRPELTEVARVFTASFPSGHSMLSAVTFLTLGALLSELQPQRRLKVYFISVAVLLTLIVGISRLYLGVHYPTDVLAGWAAGAAWAALCLVVATWLRRRGKLHETA; encoded by the coding sequence GTGGGTTGGTGGAAGAACCTCGATCCGGTCGAGCGCTGGATGATGCTCGGTCTGGGCAGCGTAGCGGCGCTGGTCGCGCTCTTCCTGCGTATCGCCAGTGAGGTCGGCGAGGGCGAGACCACGACCTTCGATAACAGCGTCCTTATGGCCTTCCGCGTCCCCGGACATCCCAGTGAGCCGATCGGCCCCGCCTGGGTGCAGGAAATGGCGCGCGACCTCACGGCGCTCGGCTCATTCGCTGTGCTCGGCCTGCTGGTCGCCGGGGTAGTGCTGTTCCTCCTGCTCTCAAACAAGCGTGGCAGGGCGCTCTTTGTCCTCGTCTCCGTTCTCGGTGGCACCGCGATCTCAACCATCCTCAAGATGAGCTATGACCGGCCGCGACCCGAGTTGACCGAAGTAGCGCGCGTCTTCACCGCCAGTTTCCCCTCCGGCCATTCCATGCTTTCGGCCGTTACGTTTCTAACGCTGGGCGCTCTGCTCTCGGAATTGCAGCCGCAGCGGCGGCTCAAAGTCTACTTCATTTCGGTGGCCGTTCTGCTCACCCTGATCGTTGGAATCAGCCGCCTTTACCTCGGCGTCCACTACCCGACGGATGTGCTCGCCGGGTGGGCGGCGGGTGCGGCTTGGGCAGCTTTATGCCTGGTTGTGGCAACATGGCTGCGCCGTCGCGGTAAGTTGCACGAAACCGCCTAA